A genomic window from Vicia villosa cultivar HV-30 ecotype Madison, WI unplaced genomic scaffold, Vvil1.0 ctg.002876F_1_1, whole genome shotgun sequence includes:
- the LOC131639982 gene encoding secreted RxLR effector protein 161-like — translation MVQSFKEAMMKGYEMTDLGLMRYFLGIQVKQTKSEIFIAQEKYIHDLLKKFRLESCKPVSTPMALNEKLQPNDGAEKSNPKVYRSLVGSLIYLTNTRPDIVHSVSLVTRFMNEPSKLHFAAAKRILRYLQGTKKLGIKYVKEENNKLVGYTDSDWADSFNDRKSTSAYVFCLGSNAISWSSKKQNSVALSSAEAEYISANEATGEAVWLRRILIDLQQKVEDSTPIFCDNQ, via the coding sequence ATGGTACAATCATTCAAGGAAGCAATGATGAAAGGATATGAGATGACAGATCTTGGATTGATGAGgtattttcttggaattcaaGTGAAGCAAACAAAGAGCGAGATTTTTATCGCGCAAGAAAAATACATTCATGATTTGCTTAAAAAATTCAGATTGGAGAGTTGCAAACCAGTCTCAACCCCCATGGCATTGAATGAAAAATTGCAGCCGAATGATGGTGCAGAAAAGTCAAATCCAAAAGTCTATAGAAGCCTTGTTGGTTCCTTGATTTATCTCACAAATACAAGGCCAGACATAGTACATTCGGTTAGTTTGGTTACTAGATTTATGAATGAACCGAGTAAGCTTCATTTTGCAGCAGCAAAGAGGATTTTGCGCTATCTCCAAGGCACCAAGAAGCTTGGaatcaagtatgtgaaggaagAAAATAACAAATTAGTTGGCTACACTGATAGTGATTGGGCTGATAGTTTTAATGATAGAAAAAGTACTTCAGCCTATGTTTTTTGTCTAGGATCCAACGCTATTTCATGGAGTTCTAAAAAGCAAAACTCAGTTGCTCTGTCTTCAGCAGAGGCTGAATATATCTCAGCGAATGAAGCTACAGGCGAAGCTGTTTGGTTGAGAAGAATTTTGATTGACTTGCAGCAAAAGGTAGAAGATTCAactcctattttctgtgataaccaATAA